In one window of Mytilus galloprovincialis chromosome 6, xbMytGall1.hap1.1, whole genome shotgun sequence DNA:
- the LOC143080934 gene encoding magnesium-dependent phosphatase 1-like, with translation MDSKPKPKLIVFDLDYTLWPFRVDRKNNVEPPFNRTPDGKVFDANSREIKSFPDIDHILYRLHDEGYKLAIASEAFYKDETRRLVSYFGWDEYFDYIEIYPGSKITHFLQIKKESGIEFPDMMFFDDERDHLSEVAHTCLGVTCIWANRGVSEEILDEAFQAFVNNHSDNINTSTLSINSVDSDESQSETTVIYCHRRRGSRASIQYDVPPVIDRAIRLRGRRMSAPALSINLKDNKKMFACPEIIEN, from the exons ATTACACATTGTGGCCATTTAGGGTAGACCGAAAAAATAATGTAGAGCCTCCATTTAACCGAACGCC AGACGGTAAAGTGTTTGACGCCAACAGTAGGGAGATCAAATCATTTCCAGATATTGATCATATCTTATATAGACTACACGATGAAGGATACAAATTAGCAATCGCATCAGA gGCGTTCTATAAAGACGAAACTAGAAGACTTGTATCTTACTTTGGATGGGATGAATATTTTGACTACATAGAAATCTACCCAGGATCAAAAATTACTCATTTCTTACA AATTAAAAAAGAGAGTGGTATTGAGTTTCCAGATATGATGTTCTTTGACGATGAGAGAGATCACCTCTCTGAAGTAGCACATACGTGTTTAG GAGTGACCTGTATCTGGGCCAATCGTGGAGTGTCAGAAGAAATTCTTGATGAGGCTTTTCAAGCTTTTGTAAACAACCATTCAGACAACATTAATACCAGTACTCTATCTATAAACAGTGTAGATTCTGACGAATCACAAAGTGAAACAACTGTGATTTATTGTCACAGACGTAGGGGGTCACGTGCGTCCATACAATATGACGTCCCTCCTGTTATCGATCGGGCAATACGACTACGAGGACGAAGAATGTCAGCGCCTGCTTTAAGTATAAACTTGAAAGACAACAAAAAGATGTTTGCCTGTCCCGAAATTATTGAAAACTAA